The following proteins are encoded in a genomic region of Catellatospora sp. TT07R-123:
- a CDS encoding S1 family peptidase yields MQLTTHPLRRRATVSVAALLLAGSMLATAPAHAAPAPLSPTAAAALAADLASPGAFLGDDGRMVVTVTDAAAADKVRAAGGVAKVVKHSAAQLDAARADLDRLARIPGTSWAVDPVSNQVVVTADSTVTGMKLTRLNAVVARFGDAVRVVHEAGTLSRLLQGGDAIYGGGYRCSLGFNVRAGNTYYFLTAGHCTNLSASWYTDSARTNLIGARVGTSFPGNDYGLVRYDNAAIAHPGTVNLYNGTSQDITSAGNAVVNQTVYRSGSTTGLHSGRVTATGATVNYAEGTVTGLIRTTVCAEGGDSGGSLFAGTVALGLTSGGSGNCTSGGTTYFQPVTEPLAVYGVSVY; encoded by the coding sequence CCCTCCTGCTCGCCGGCAGCATGCTGGCGACCGCCCCGGCCCACGCCGCCCCCGCCCCGCTGTCGCCCACCGCCGCGGCGGCCCTGGCCGCCGACCTCGCGTCCCCCGGCGCGTTCCTCGGCGACGACGGCCGGATGGTCGTCACCGTGACCGACGCGGCCGCCGCCGACAAGGTCCGCGCCGCCGGCGGCGTGGCCAAGGTCGTCAAGCACTCGGCCGCCCAGCTCGACGCCGCCCGCGCCGACCTGGACCGGCTGGCCCGCATCCCCGGCACCAGCTGGGCCGTCGACCCGGTGAGCAACCAGGTCGTGGTCACCGCCGACAGCACCGTGACCGGCATGAAGCTGACCCGGCTCAACGCGGTCGTGGCCCGCTTCGGCGACGCGGTCCGCGTCGTGCACGAGGCCGGCACGCTCAGCCGCCTGCTCCAGGGCGGCGACGCCATCTACGGCGGCGGCTACCGGTGCTCCCTCGGCTTCAACGTCCGCGCCGGGAACACGTACTACTTCCTCACCGCCGGCCACTGCACCAACCTGTCGGCCAGCTGGTACACCGACTCGGCCCGCACGAACCTCATCGGGGCCCGCGTCGGCACCAGCTTCCCGGGCAACGACTACGGCCTCGTCCGCTACGACAACGCCGCCATCGCCCACCCCGGCACGGTGAACCTGTACAACGGCACCTCGCAGGACATCACCAGCGCGGGCAACGCCGTGGTCAACCAGACCGTGTACCGCAGCGGCAGCACCACCGGCCTGCACAGCGGCCGGGTCACCGCCACGGGCGCGACGGTCAACTACGCCGAGGGCACCGTGACCGGCCTGATCCGCACCACGGTCTGCGCCGAGGGCGGCGACAGCGGCGGCTCGCTGTTCGCGGGCACCGTCGCGCTCGGCCTGACCTCCGGCGGCAGCGGTAACTGCACCTCGGGCGGCACGACCTACTTCCAGCCCGTCACCGAGCCCCTCGCCGTCTACGGCGTGAGCGTCTACTGA
- a CDS encoding alpha-ketoacid dehydrogenase subunit beta: protein MAKLSYLKALSRALNDEMARDEHVCVLGEDIGVAVNNVTTGLLAKYGPQRVVDTPLSEQAFTSFATGAALAGKRPVIEFQIPSLLFLVFEQIANQAHKFSLMTGGQAKVPVTYFVPGSGSRSGWAGQHSDHPYGLFAHVGVKTVVPATPEDAYGLFLSAIRDDDPVVLFAPAQALGVRADVDIAALDAVPLGVGRVHREGTDVTVVAVGHLVQDALAVAEQLADQISVEVFDPRTLYPFDWAGLAASVHKTGRLVVIDDSNRMCGIAGEILATAAEEMRLTVPPKRVTRPDGAVLPFARELDLAVQPHADQLLTAIQEVYKSSPR from the coding sequence ATGGCGAAGCTGTCCTACCTCAAGGCCCTGTCCCGGGCGCTGAACGACGAGATGGCCCGCGACGAGCACGTCTGCGTGCTCGGCGAGGACATCGGCGTCGCCGTCAACAACGTCACCACCGGCCTGCTGGCGAAGTACGGCCCGCAGCGGGTGGTCGACACCCCGCTGTCGGAGCAGGCGTTCACCAGCTTCGCCACCGGCGCCGCGCTGGCGGGCAAGCGGCCCGTCATCGAGTTCCAGATCCCGTCGCTGCTGTTCCTGGTGTTCGAGCAGATCGCCAACCAGGCGCACAAGTTCTCGCTGATGACCGGCGGGCAGGCGAAGGTGCCGGTCACCTACTTCGTGCCGGGCTCCGGCTCGCGCAGCGGCTGGGCCGGGCAGCACTCCGACCACCCGTACGGCCTGTTCGCGCACGTCGGCGTGAAGACCGTGGTCCCCGCGACGCCCGAGGACGCGTACGGGCTGTTCCTGAGCGCGATCCGCGACGACGACCCGGTGGTGCTGTTCGCCCCGGCCCAGGCCCTGGGCGTACGCGCCGACGTGGACATCGCGGCACTGGACGCGGTGCCGCTCGGGGTCGGCCGGGTGCACCGGGAGGGCACCGACGTCACCGTGGTGGCGGTCGGGCACCTGGTGCAGGACGCGCTGGCCGTCGCCGAGCAGCTGGCCGACCAGATCTCGGTGGAGGTCTTCGACCCGCGCACGCTGTACCCGTTCGACTGGGCGGGGCTGGCGGCGTCGGTGCACAAGACCGGGCGCCTGGTCGTCATCGACGACTCCAACCGGATGTGCGGCATCGCGGGCGAGATCCTGGCCACCGCGGCCGAGGAGATGCGGCTGACGGTGCCGCCCAAGCGGGTCACCCGGCCCGACGGCGCGGTCCTCCCGTTCGCCCGCGAACTCGACCTCGCCGTCCAGCCCCACGCCGACCAGCTCCTGACCGCCATCCAGGAGGTATACAAGTCCTCGCCCCGTTGA